The following are encoded in a window of Ignavibacteriales bacterium genomic DNA:
- a CDS encoding protein phosphatase CheZ: protein MNQQELDGILQKAAELKVFCEYGERTVPVLDEIAAFVREISPAIEDLRAVVEVSMVNIPRAADQLARVTQATEQASTDILNTLDRMVATLDEVIASVASGMISSDLGAATKKMAAIVKSLVDKSGWDEDIVKLAEAWDIHLQSMRMNGPTSNLERLLKDLQSDCTEIMMALQVSDITQQHIGTVMGTIEAVADGLRKLTTGFFSTSTAETLPPLPAILIQPEQENVGDVERKKMVEALLSKARAGQL from the coding sequence ATGAATCAACAGGAACTTGATGGCATCTTGCAAAAAGCCGCTGAACTGAAGGTGTTCTGCGAGTATGGAGAGCGCACCGTTCCGGTTCTCGATGAGATCGCTGCCTTTGTCAGGGAAATTAGTCCTGCCATTGAAGATCTCAGGGCGGTTGTCGAGGTGTCGATGGTTAATATTCCCAGGGCTGCAGATCAGCTCGCACGGGTTACACAAGCCACTGAACAGGCATCGACCGACATCTTGAACACGTTAGATAGAATGGTAGCAACTCTTGACGAAGTGATTGCGTCGGTTGCCTCTGGAATGATATCTTCAGATCTAGGCGCGGCGACAAAAAAAATGGCCGCAATAGTGAAATCATTAGTAGATAAATCAGGTTGGGATGAAGATATTGTCAAGCTCGCAGAAGCATGGGATATTCATCTGCAAAGCATGAGAATGAACGGTCCAACAAGCAACCTTGAACGATTGTTGAAGGATCTTCAAAGTGATTGCACTGAAATTATGATGGCACTTCAAGTATCGGATATCACTCAGCAGCATATTGGTACTGTGATGGGAACAATTGAAGCCGTCGCTGATGGACTTCGTAAGCTCACGACCGGCTTTTTCAGTACGAGTACAGCAGAGACTCTCCCGCCGTTGCCCGCCATACTGATTCAACCTGAACAGGAGAATGTGGGTGATGTCGAAAGGAAGAAAATGGTTGAGGCCTTGCTGAGTAAGGCGCGTGCAGGACAATTGTAG
- a CDS encoding response regulator, whose protein sequence is MTSMKILIVDDSITIRRIITNALKTVGFPDTVEAANGKDALEKLTNANVDFIITDWNMPEMNGLDFIKQVRANPIYSSLPILMITTRGTEHDVIEALQAKVNSYIVKPFTPQELKEKIEGILKTVQVNTV, encoded by the coding sequence ATGACATCAATGAAAATCCTCATTGTGGACGATTCGATCACAATACGACGTATTATAACGAATGCGTTGAAAACCGTAGGGTTTCCAGATACCGTTGAGGCGGCAAATGGAAAAGATGCCCTTGAAAAACTGACTAACGCCAATGTGGATTTCATTATCACAGACTGGAATATGCCGGAAATGAACGGCCTGGATTTTATTAAACAGGTCCGTGCAAATCCGATATACTCATCTTTGCCCATCCTTATGATCACCACTCGAGGCACAGAACATGATGTGATTGAAGCACTTCAGGCAAAAGTGAACAGCTATATTGTGAAGCCATTTACGCCGCAAGAACTGAAAGAAAAGATTGAAGGTATTCTCAAAACTGTTCAAGTCAATACAGTGTAG
- a CDS encoding response regulator: MDKVVLVVDDSATVRKFVAASLNMKGFRVVTAADGVEALELMPAEKFDLIITDLNMPDMDGFEFIRTLRETPEYYAIPIIVLSSMTDLKNKDYALELGAVAFLEKPLSTEAIQREVFRFVNKTIQHKI; encoded by the coding sequence ATGGACAAGGTAGTTTTGGTTGTAGATGATTCGGCGACAGTAAGAAAGTTCGTCGCCGCATCATTGAATATGAAGGGATTTCGAGTGGTCACTGCAGCGGACGGAGTTGAGGCATTGGAACTAATGCCCGCAGAAAAGTTCGATCTTATCATCACAGATCTCAATATGCCCGATATGGATGGATTTGAATTCATCCGAACACTTCGAGAAACTCCGGAATATTATGCTATTCCAATAATTGTCCTGTCTTCAATGACAGATTTGAAAAACAAAGATTATGCGTTAGAACTAGGAGCGGTTGCGTTTCTCGAAAAGCCGCTGAGTACTGAAGCTATACAGCGTGAAGTTTTTCGGTTTGTTAATAAAACAATCCAGCATAAGATATGA
- a CDS encoding protein-glutamate O-methyltransferase CheR produces the protein MLEQVPDRIRPEISSAPKLSDETFALLRDFIYSKTGIYFTEKKKYLIEGRLTRRLQLLNIAHFEEYLQLLKYGKQREREFESLCNIVTINETSFFRNEGQMNAFQQKLAGEIIAKKTYGARTLRIWSAACSSGEEPYTLAMLCLEHLKPQYPDLHIDIIGSDINTAVVDMARVAEYSHYAIRSLPEVYVKKYFESYNGLYRLRTEVKELVRFEYNNLINHQTMRQMTHFDFIFCSNVLIYFDQKAKIQVIGDLYDSLNRGGYLFIGSSEMLHKISNAFKLVSFPKTTVYKKE, from the coding sequence GTGCTTGAACAAGTCCCAGATAGAATCCGACCAGAGATTTCTTCCGCACCGAAGCTTTCTGATGAAACCTTTGCGCTCCTGAGGGATTTTATTTATTCAAAAACAGGTATTTATTTCACGGAAAAGAAAAAGTACCTCATCGAAGGAAGACTTACGAGACGGCTGCAATTACTCAATATTGCTCATTTTGAAGAGTATCTTCAATTGTTGAAATATGGTAAGCAAAGAGAACGTGAGTTCGAATCCCTGTGCAATATCGTGACGATCAACGAGACTTCTTTCTTTAGGAACGAAGGGCAAATGAACGCGTTTCAACAGAAACTTGCAGGGGAAATCATCGCCAAGAAGACATATGGCGCACGAACCCTTCGAATATGGAGCGCAGCATGTTCTTCCGGTGAAGAACCTTATACGCTGGCAATGTTATGTTTAGAACATCTCAAACCTCAATATCCCGACCTGCATATCGATATCATAGGTTCGGATATTAACACGGCAGTGGTCGACATGGCACGCGTTGCTGAATATAGTCACTATGCGATCCGCTCTCTGCCGGAAGTATATGTGAAAAAATATTTTGAGAGTTATAATGGACTCTACCGTCTGAGAACAGAAGTAAAAGAGTTAGTGCGGTTTGAATATAATAACTTGATTAATCACCAAACGATGCGACAAATGACGCATTTCGATTTCATTTTTTGTTCGAATGTTCTTATCTATTTCGATCAAAAAGCAAAAATACAGGTTATTGGAGATTTATACGATAGTCTCAATCGAGGCGGATATCTCTTCATAGGTTCTTCGGAAATGCTGCACAAGATTTCGAATGCGTTTAAATTGGTGAGTTTTCCCAAGACGACCGTATATAAAAAGGAGTAA
- a CDS encoding HEAT repeat domain-containing protein has protein sequence MDKTTKDLVCLLLTDPDPDVRRRAAEDLAESSDQNVLAVLSIALQDENKGVEDAVSRSFLSIGGAAAARAIVYHIEDEDIVPRNLAAKLLVRLGKNSIHALVPYLRSNNKDVRKLAVDILGEIKDKEPIYYLLPLLDDTDPNVIVAVLEALGNIGSNTTIKPIGDAYEHYPFARIMAIEALGKIGGTSVRDFLEDKFKNALIIGNPDGVYLFALLDAIGIVGDKGTLEILLANYEHIREHLRDVLLHEVVQIIERHNLDFQFEDKVRDDLLHALCIDNQHIQLSAAKGLVQFKDRDVTQALLLSLGISEEMDFVIIAQMSARPLVFQIAVECLERGVSRGKIQMIMLLGKLATEFIHSYKNYSVFPINDIELKRIFAVTIEAWQDASEEDREIIADTLFRLDCDCAVTFLSSALIEMDPWSRAHIIDQLGTMPTRRALDCIARFVNDENEMVQEAAITALRAAGLPVEIGSSITGDEALDKGADDCA, from the coding sequence ATGGATAAAACAACAAAAGATCTCGTCTGTCTTCTGCTGACGGATCCCGACCCTGATGTCCGGCGCAGAGCAGCAGAAGATCTTGCTGAGAGCAGCGACCAAAATGTCTTAGCGGTTCTCTCGATTGCTCTGCAAGATGAAAATAAAGGAGTCGAAGATGCTGTCTCGCGTTCATTTCTGAGTATTGGCGGGGCGGCTGCAGCGCGAGCTATCGTATATCATATTGAGGATGAAGATATTGTCCCTCGAAATCTTGCTGCAAAGTTGCTTGTCAGACTTGGAAAAAACTCAATTCATGCGCTTGTTCCTTATCTCAGATCTAATAACAAAGATGTTCGCAAATTAGCTGTTGATATTCTCGGAGAAATAAAGGATAAAGAACCAATTTATTATCTCTTGCCGCTTTTAGATGATACGGACCCCAACGTCATTGTTGCGGTACTCGAGGCACTTGGCAATATTGGCAGCAATACGACGATCAAACCAATCGGCGACGCGTATGAGCACTATCCATTTGCCCGTATTATGGCGATTGAAGCACTCGGGAAAATCGGCGGCACCTCTGTCCGAGATTTTCTCGAGGATAAATTCAAGAATGCGCTCATTATTGGTAATCCAGATGGAGTATATCTTTTCGCATTGCTCGATGCCATTGGAATTGTGGGAGACAAGGGAACACTCGAAATACTTCTTGCAAACTATGAGCACATCAGGGAACACCTTCGGGATGTGTTGCTGCATGAAGTTGTTCAAATCATAGAACGGCACAACCTGGATTTTCAATTTGAGGATAAAGTACGAGACGATTTGTTGCATGCACTATGCATTGATAATCAACATATTCAACTCAGCGCAGCAAAGGGGCTGGTCCAGTTCAAAGACCGGGATGTAACGCAAGCTCTTCTCCTCTCACTTGGTATTTCTGAAGAGATGGATTTTGTCATTATCGCCCAGATGTCTGCCAGACCGTTGGTCTTTCAAATTGCTGTTGAATGTCTCGAACGAGGAGTGTCAAGAGGGAAGATTCAAATGATCATGTTGCTTGGGAAGCTTGCAACCGAATTTATTCACTCATACAAAAATTATTCTGTTTTCCCCATAAACGACATTGAACTGAAACGGATATTTGCTGTGACCATAGAGGCATGGCAGGATGCCAGCGAGGAAGATCGTGAAATCATTGCGGATACGCTTTTTCGGCTCGATTGTGATTGTGCTGTTACTTTTTTGAGCAGCGCTCTCATTGAGATGGATCCGTGGTCTCGAGCTCATATAATAGATCAACTTGGAACAATGCCGACACGACGTGCTCTGGATTGCATCGCTCGATTTGTTAATGACGAGAATGAAATGGTGCAAGAAGCAGCCATAACAGCGTTGCGAGCTGCTGGACTTCCGGTGGAAATTGGTAGTTCAATAACTGGAGATGAAGCACTTGATAAGGGAGCCGATGACTGTGCTTGA
- a CDS encoding substrate-binding domain-containing protein, with product MKKRIVLFVFILFLVSAMGTFVLPQEKLRIAVIPKSSTAAFWKSVHGGAKLGAAGLGGVEVDWKAPLKDDDLVQQISLVEQCISEGVSGIALAPMDKDAFAKSIAKAAKNKIPVLIFDSALKGTPGKDFISVVGIDNKKAGLIAGEQLVKLLGGRGNVVMLRVVAGQSNITSREEGFLTVIAKSKGIRLIEKDLFVSGTAEETKIKCMKIAEKLRDADGVFCSYEQSTMGMLLALRNLNLAGKVKFVGFDTPAPALEALKNGEISALVTQDPARMGFYSVKTIVDYIRGKKVSSKIDIDVDVVTRENINDPEIKKLIALPSMSD from the coding sequence ATGAAAAAACGAATTGTTCTTTTTGTTTTCATCTTATTTCTTGTGTCAGCAATGGGAACATTCGTGCTTCCACAAGAAAAATTAAGGATTGCTGTTATTCCGAAAAGCAGTACGGCTGCATTTTGGAAATCAGTACATGGAGGTGCAAAATTAGGAGCTGCTGGGTTAGGGGGTGTCGAGGTTGATTGGAAAGCCCCGTTAAAGGATGATGATCTGGTACAACAAATTTCTCTCGTCGAGCAGTGCATCAGTGAAGGAGTATCCGGGATAGCACTCGCACCAATGGATAAGGATGCCTTTGCAAAGTCGATTGCAAAAGCTGCAAAGAACAAAATACCTGTTTTAATTTTTGATAGTGCCCTGAAGGGAACGCCAGGAAAAGATTTCATTAGTGTGGTCGGCATAGACAATAAAAAAGCTGGACTTATTGCCGGTGAGCAATTAGTCAAATTACTTGGCGGCAGAGGTAATGTTGTTATGCTGCGCGTTGTCGCTGGTCAATCCAATATTACGAGTCGTGAAGAAGGCTTCCTTACTGTAATAGCAAAATCCAAAGGTATTCGGTTAATCGAGAAAGATCTTTTTGTAAGCGGCACTGCAGAAGAAACAAAAATAAAATGTATGAAGATAGCAGAGAAACTGAGGGATGCCGACGGTGTCTTCTGCTCCTATGAACAATCTACGATGGGTATGCTTCTCGCTTTACGAAATCTAAATCTTGCAGGTAAAGTAAAATTCGTTGGTTTTGATACACCGGCTCCAGCACTTGAAGCATTGAAGAATGGTGAAATCAGTGCCCTTGTCACACAGGATCCAGCACGGATGGGTTTCTATAGTGTAAAAACGATTGTCGATTATATACGCGGGAAAAAAGTTTCCTCAAAGATCGATATCGACGTCGATGTCGTAACTCGCGAGAATATAAATGACCCGGAAATCAAGAAACTAATAGCGTTACCAAGTATGTCAGACTAA
- a CDS encoding chemotaxis protein CheW: MTTKINVKVQKEMKVQAEELLQLVSFNIGQEEFGLDIQSIQEINRMVEITRVPNSPEFVSGVINLRGKVIPIIDLRKRFGFPPKESDRNTRIIVVELNDMVVGFVVDAVSEVLRIPKNITEPPPPIVAGIGSEYITAVAKLENRLLILLDLERILLDKEKQQLESTI, encoded by the coding sequence ATGACAACCAAAATAAATGTAAAGGTTCAAAAGGAAATGAAAGTTCAGGCAGAAGAACTACTTCAGCTTGTGAGTTTTAATATTGGGCAAGAAGAATTCGGATTGGATATTCAAAGTATTCAGGAAATCAATCGAATGGTGGAGATTACACGAGTGCCCAACTCACCTGAATTTGTCAGCGGTGTGATTAATTTGCGTGGAAAAGTTATCCCCATCATTGACCTGCGGAAACGCTTTGGATTTCCACCAAAGGAAAGTGACAGGAATACGCGTATTATTGTTGTCGAGTTAAACGATATGGTTGTCGGTTTTGTTGTTGATGCGGTCAGCGAAGTGCTGAGGATACCCAAAAATATAACCGAACCTCCTCCACCTATTGTCGCAGGTATTGGATCGGAGTACATCACGGCGGTTGCAAAGCTGGAAAATCGTTTATTGATTCTTTTAGATCTTGAACGAATTCTTCTCGATAAAGAAAAGCAGCAACTTGAATCGACAATTTGA
- a CDS encoding response regulator transcription factor produces the protein MIRVLIADDHPVVRRGLKTILKDVPDIKVEDEASDGLEVMEKIRHAEFDVLVLDLSMPKLDGLEAIKRIKTERPDLAILVLSMNPEEVFGIRALNLGASGYLSKDTALEQLIQAIRRVASGKVYISQLLAESIAQNVSRGSPRLPHEHLSDREYQVMLMIARGMSLKAIGVELSVSVKTVSTHRTHILQKMKLENNAQIVTYAIQNSLLT, from the coding sequence ATGATTCGTGTTCTTATTGCTGATGATCATCCGGTAGTCCGAAGAGGACTCAAGACGATTCTGAAGGATGTGCCAGATATTAAAGTTGAAGACGAGGCAAGCGATGGTCTCGAAGTTATGGAGAAGATTCGACACGCTGAGTTTGATGTTCTCGTACTCGATCTCTCGATGCCGAAGCTTGATGGTCTCGAAGCGATTAAAAGAATAAAAACAGAAAGACCTGATTTAGCTATTCTTGTGTTGAGCATGAACCCCGAAGAAGTGTTTGGGATTCGTGCGTTAAATCTTGGTGCATCCGGATATCTTTCTAAAGACACTGCGCTTGAACAACTTATTCAAGCAATCCGTCGTGTGGCTTCTGGAAAAGTTTACATATCACAATTGCTTGCTGAATCAATTGCACAAAATGTCAGTCGGGGCTCACCGAGGCTTCCGCACGAACATCTTTCTGATCGCGAATATCAAGTGATGTTGATGATCGCGCGGGGCATGTCACTCAAAGCGATTGGAGTCGAACTTTCCGTAAGTGTGAAAACGGTAAGCACGCACCGTACACATATTTTACAAAAAATGAAATTGGAGAATAACGCGCAAATTGTAACCTACGCTATTCAAAATAGTTTGCTGACATAA